One genomic window of Candidatus Nanohalobium constans includes the following:
- a CDS encoding replication protein RepA — translation MPEDQRRAPARPKKIDEIDPQSDIRVRITGTVLSKEDDSVSLDDGSGTVEVFLEEEDMEDLEESQRIRVLGRVLPTPDSFEIQGEIVQDFSDIDQELHDRVKKVVNTTE, via the coding sequence ATGCCAGAAGACCAAAGAAGAGCGCCGGCAAGGCCGAAAAAAATAGATGAGATCGACCCACAAAGCGATATCAGAGTAAGGATAACCGGGACAGTTCTTTCGAAAGAAGACGACTCAGTCAGCCTGGACGACGGCTCAGGGACAGTTGAAGTATTCCTAGAGGAAGAAGATATGGAAGACCTGGAAGAAAGCCAGAGAATCCGAGTCCTAGGACGAGTTCTGCCGACACCTGACAGCTTTGAGATTCAGGGAGAGATCGTACAGGACTTCTCAGACATCGATCAAGAACTCCACGACAGAGTTAAAAAAGTAGTTAACACTACCGAGTAA
- a CDS encoding METTL5 family protein: protein MKNDLKQALSKVRDFEDPKISLEQYITPPALAADLVFTAYMQGDIESKKVADLGTGTGILGIGAELIDGEVVAVEKDDSALELAKENAEDLGANIDFLQSDVEEFGKSVDTVVMNPPFSVHSDTGLDFWEKALEVGDAVYGISPRGARDSIKSLVRSSNHKLEGVQEYEIGLPPSYGFHTEESRETPVDLIITKRST, encoded by the coding sequence ATGAAAAACGACCTCAAACAGGCTCTTTCAAAGGTAAGAGACTTTGAAGACCCCAAGATCAGTTTGGAACAGTACATTACCCCACCCGCTTTAGCTGCCGACCTAGTCTTCACAGCTTATATGCAGGGAGACATCGAAAGTAAAAAAGTCGCAGATCTCGGAACAGGTACAGGTATTCTTGGCATCGGTGCTGAATTGATTGATGGAGAAGTAGTTGCTGTTGAAAAAGACGATTCTGCGCTGGAACTGGCTAAAGAAAACGCAGAGGATTTAGGAGCCAATATTGATTTTCTACAGTCTGATGTTGAGGAATTTGGGAAGTCTGTTGATACTGTTGTGATGAATCCTCCGTTTTCTGTTCACAGTGATACTGGGTTGGATTTCTGGGAGAAGGCTTTGGAGGTTGGTGATGCTGTTTATGGGATTTCTCCGCGGGGCGCCCGTGACAGTATAAAAAGTTTGGTCCGAAGTTCAAACCATAAACTAGAAGGTGTACAGGAATACGAAATCGGTTTGCCGCCAAGTTACGGCTTTCACACTGAGGAAAGCCGTGAAACACCTGTGGACCTGATAATCACCAAAAGGAGTACTTGA
- a CDS encoding RpoL/Rpb11 RNA polymerase subunit family protein, protein MELETVEKEGRLIVDMQQNHTLANLIRKAVWENEGEAGYDKGHPLGDESNLIIKDDNPEQVLEDAIETVREWMDDLEDQV, encoded by the coding sequence ATGGAGCTTGAAACTGTTGAAAAGGAAGGACGCTTGATCGTCGACATGCAGCAAAACCACACACTAGCCAACCTAATCAGGAAGGCAGTTTGGGAAAACGAAGGAGAAGCAGGATACGACAAAGGACACCCACTAGGAGACGAATCCAACCTAATCATCAAAGACGACAACCCAGAACAAGTCCTTGAAGACGCAATCGAAACCGTCCGAGAATGGATGGACGACCTAGAAGACCAAGTCTAG
- a CDS encoding 50S ribosomal protein L44e yields MVKIPKEQRRYCPTCDEHTDQTVKEATNQSASPWSKKHRKRQRKIDNGYGSFPFEDPSHLARGKSNPTSSKHDLQFSCKECGKSWKPRNQPRAAKFEIER; encoded by the coding sequence ATGGTAAAGATTCCGAAAGAGCAGCGAAGGTATTGCCCGACCTGCGATGAGCACACGGACCAAACTGTAAAAGAGGCGACGAATCAAAGTGCTTCACCTTGGAGTAAGAAGCACAGGAAGCGTCAGAGAAAAATTGACAACGGATACGGAAGCTTCCCGTTCGAAGACCCATCACACCTCGCCAGAGGAAAAAGTAATCCAACATCCAGCAAGCACGACCTACAATTCAGCTGTAAGGAGTGTGGAAAGAGTTGGAAGCCTAGAAACCAGCCAAGAGCAGCAAAATTCGAAATAGAAAGATAG
- a CDS encoding NUDIX hydrolase has product MSHGRFRVVVKALITRSGEVLIGRKEEEEGHPISGQWHLLGGHLEHGESLHESVKREVKEETALDVDVSSLVESTTFAWGEDQETNSIQYLFHCEVSQGEAQPKDDLADVKWVKPSNLVEELGEEEAERVKESEKQKNLSEN; this is encoded by the coding sequence ATGAGTCATGGAAGGTTTCGTGTGGTTGTCAAAGCTCTGATAACTCGGAGTGGTGAAGTTCTAATAGGCAGGAAAGAAGAGGAGGAAGGACATCCAATCAGCGGTCAGTGGCACCTGCTTGGTGGCCACTTAGAACATGGTGAATCTCTTCATGAATCTGTTAAAAGGGAGGTAAAGGAGGAGACAGCTTTGGATGTAGATGTATCTTCTTTAGTTGAGTCTACTACTTTCGCATGGGGAGAAGACCAGGAAACAAATAGTATCCAGTATCTTTTCCATTGTGAGGTCTCACAAGGCGAGGCACAACCCAAAGATGATTTAGCTGATGTCAAATGGGTTAAACCATCAAATCTTGTTGAAGAACTTGGCGAAGAGGAAGCTGAAAGAGTAAAGGAAAGCGAGAAACAGAAAAATTTGTCAGAAAATTAG
- a CDS encoding DNA replication complex subunit Gins51 — MSENAITFSELRKIQKEERRSEELKELDDNFFIKVGDYLDRKKDASEDNREYKNAKRVFRKILSLREDKIVKNARLSLKSNIQASELNMLPREQELFRRMKQEFNKHRDEVQEVTDEHRGSNTTEEIEEPEIEETTEEPSQMEEVTETEKTEEQKEDGLDPEEGYEIVEITSEVPEFMGTDLEAYGPFEEGEQAEIPEDNAEILVNRGNAEQLS; from the coding sequence ATGAGTGAAAACGCGATAACCTTCAGCGAACTAAGAAAAATACAGAAAGAAGAACGCAGATCCGAAGAACTCAAAGAACTCGACGACAACTTCTTCATCAAAGTCGGAGACTACCTAGACCGAAAAAAAGACGCCTCAGAAGACAACAGAGAATACAAAAACGCAAAAAGAGTATTCCGCAAAATACTAAGCCTCAGAGAAGACAAAATAGTCAAAAACGCACGCCTATCACTGAAATCCAACATACAAGCCTCTGAATTAAACATGCTTCCAAGAGAACAGGAACTCTTCAGAAGAATGAAACAAGAATTCAACAAGCACAGAGACGAAGTCCAAGAAGTAACAGACGAACACAGAGGAAGCAATACTACAGAAGAAATAGAAGAACCAGAGATAGAGGAAACAACCGAAGAACCTAGCCAGATGGAAGAAGTAACTGAAACAGAGAAAACAGAAGAACAGAAAGAAGACGGTTTAGACCCGGAGGAAGGCTACGAAATAGTAGAGATCACCTCCGAAGTACCAGAATTCATGGGTACAGACCTAGAGGCATACGGACCTTTCGAGGAAGGAGAACAGGCAGAGATACCTGAAGACAACGCAGAAATCCTCGTAAACCGAGGAAACGCAGAACAACTAAGCTGA
- a CDS encoding transcription factor S has protein sequence MEFCDECGGMLVSEKKNGESVMQCRSCGEYQDVDADDMKVTEEKEEDPMDRLNVNEGDAEESTHPTTEKECPACGNMEHEFWMEQTRASDEPPTRFYRCTDCGNVHKEYD, from the coding sequence ATGGAGTTCTGCGATGAATGTGGAGGCATGCTTGTCTCCGAAAAGAAAAATGGCGAATCAGTTATGCAGTGTCGGAGCTGCGGCGAATACCAAGATGTAGACGCTGACGACATGAAAGTAACAGAAGAAAAAGAAGAAGACCCAATGGACCGCCTGAATGTCAACGAAGGCGATGCAGAAGAAAGCACACATCCCACAACCGAGAAGGAATGTCCTGCATGTGGAAACATGGAACACGAATTCTGGATGGAACAGACACGAGCATCGGACGAACCGCCAACAAGGTTCTACAGATGTACAGACTGTGGAAATGTGCACAAAGAATACGACTAA
- the pcn gene encoding proliferating cell nuclear antigen (pcna) — protein sequence MFKAEIEEVGLLKDSMKTISDLISEGLFQLTEDGIQLVAADPAMVGLVDFTLKEEVFETYEINEETKVGLNIENLYSILRRANSGDTITLSVDEDTSKFKIEMVNNSTRDFSLPILNLSEDDIPSVGDLDQFTFNTDLDTSVLEGAIKDAMVVSDAVTITADGDSLNISAEGDQSGVDFTVESGAEGVHEMSGSDAKSMFSLDYLSKMIGAKKLADTVTVKLGQDFPMRMEFTQPDQVDLNFVLAPRIEED from the coding sequence ATGTTCAAAGCAGAAATAGAAGAAGTCGGACTTCTCAAAGACTCAATGAAAACCATCAGCGACCTCATCAGCGAGGGACTATTCCAGCTGACAGAGGACGGAATCCAGCTAGTAGCAGCTGACCCTGCGATGGTCGGATTAGTCGACTTCACACTCAAAGAAGAAGTATTCGAAACATACGAAATCAACGAAGAAACCAAAGTAGGACTCAACATCGAAAACCTATACAGCATCCTACGCAGAGCCAACAGCGGAGACACAATCACACTATCAGTCGACGAAGACACCAGTAAATTCAAAATAGAAATGGTTAACAACTCCACAAGAGACTTCTCACTACCAATACTAAACCTATCAGAAGACGATATTCCTTCAGTCGGAGACCTAGACCAGTTCACATTCAACACAGATCTAGACACATCAGTGCTGGAAGGAGCAATCAAAGACGCAATGGTAGTAAGCGATGCAGTAACCATCACAGCAGATGGAGATTCACTAAATATCTCAGCAGAAGGAGACCAATCCGGAGTAGACTTCACAGTAGAATCCGGAGCAGAAGGAGTCCACGAAATGAGCGGCAGCGACGCCAAATCAATGTTCAGCCTGGACTATCTCTCGAAAATGATCGGAGCCAAAAAACTAGCAGACACAGTAACAGTCAAACTTGGACAGGACTTCCCAATGAGGATGGAGTTCACACAGCCTGATCAGGTAGACCTGAACTTTGTGCTCGCTCCAAGAATTGAAGAGGACTAA
- a CDS encoding 30S ribosomal protein S27e, giving the protein MARNFYRVSCGECGNEQTVFSRTATEVDCMICSTAIAKPTGGKAELNADIIETLEVE; this is encoded by the coding sequence ATGGCACGAAATTTTTACAGAGTCTCATGCGGCGAATGCGGCAACGAGCAGACAGTATTCTCAAGAACCGCAACAGAAGTCGACTGCATGATCTGCAGCACAGCAATCGCAAAGCCAACAGGCGGCAAAGCAGAACTCAACGCAGACATCATCGAGACACTAGAAGTAGAATAA
- a CDS encoding signal peptidase I, with amino-acid sequence MPDSIILKLGLLILITPFMLYGISQLTPGINGFIVQSGSMEPEIMTGSVLFTKATNPDKIQEGDTITYKDGDIHTTHKVINKETSENQTTFKTKGIANKAADPGRINAEQVVGKKIFSIPYLGYIITLTGTKFAKIALIVVPATLLAGIELKELIQEIKE; translated from the coding sequence ATGCCAGACTCAATAATCCTTAAATTAGGGCTATTAATACTTATAACACCCTTCATGCTCTACGGAATAAGCCAGTTAACCCCGGGAATCAACGGATTTATAGTTCAGTCAGGATCAATGGAGCCAGAAATAATGACAGGCTCAGTCCTATTCACCAAAGCCACAAACCCAGATAAAATCCAAGAAGGAGACACAATAACATACAAAGACGGAGACATCCACACCACACACAAAGTAATCAACAAAGAAACCTCAGAAAACCAGACAACCTTCAAAACAAAAGGAATAGCAAACAAAGCAGCAGACCCCGGAAGAATCAACGCAGAACAAGTAGTAGGCAAAAAAATATTCTCAATACCCTACCTAGGCTACATAATAACCCTGACAGGAACAAAATTCGCCAAAATAGCACTGATAGTAGTACCAGCCACCTTACTCGCAGGAATAGAACTCAAAGAACTCATACAAGAAATAAAAGAATAA
- a CDS encoding type II toxin-antitoxin system RelE family toxin: protein MGFSVGVKESAEEEIKNLDGDKQTEIFAQLEKLEDFPKKYGKPLRGQLNGLWQLRSGKYRIWYTIEDETVEVRAVKHKEDAKEHY from the coding sequence ATGGGATTTAGTGTAGGGGTTAAGGAGTCTGCTGAGGAGGAGATTAAGAACCTTGATGGCGACAAGCAAACAGAGATTTTCGCTCAACTGGAGAAACTAGAAGACTTCCCTAAGAAGTATGGCAAACCCTTGCGCGGACAGTTAAACGGTCTGTGGCAATTGAGATCCGGAAAATATAGGATTTGGTACACTATAGAAGATGAAACCGTTGAAGTAAGAGCTGTCAAACACAAGGAAGATGCTAAAGAGCATTACTGA
- the pyrH gene encoding UMP kinase, whose product MNNYDKVFAVGGSIYTSKLEKTPEIAEALQKHSPVSVVVGAGKLKENINAVEASEGDKDLIGIQATRLNAKTLGTQMQAHPKIPETAEEVKEVAKTGEDLVMGGLNPGFSTDAVAAITAELLSAELYIVTDIDGVYTEDPKKEDAEKLDEVSISELREIVSGNSSDAGSYELIDKTALNIIERSGISTKVIEGTIDNLENPEDAEGTAITC is encoded by the coding sequence ATGAACAACTACGATAAAGTTTTCGCAGTAGGAGGATCAATCTACACCTCCAAACTGGAAAAAACACCTGAAATAGCCGAAGCACTACAAAAACACTCTCCTGTATCAGTGGTAGTCGGTGCGGGCAAACTCAAAGAAAATATTAACGCCGTCGAGGCATCAGAAGGCGACAAAGACCTGATAGGAATACAGGCCACTAGATTAAACGCAAAGACTCTTGGAACACAGATGCAAGCACACCCAAAAATCCCAGAAACAGCAGAAGAAGTCAAGGAAGTAGCTAAAACAGGCGAGGACCTAGTTATGGGCGGTCTGAATCCTGGTTTCTCTACAGATGCGGTAGCAGCGATTACAGCAGAACTTCTGAGTGCAGAACTGTATATTGTAACAGACATCGATGGAGTCTACACAGAAGATCCGAAAAAGGAAGATGCGGAAAAGCTAGATGAAGTTTCGATTTCAGAGCTGAGAGAAATTGTCAGCGGAAACAGCAGCGACGCCGGCAGCTACGAACTAATTGACAAGACTGCTCTGAACATTATAGAGAGATCTGGTATCTCAACAAAAGTAATAGAAGGGACGATTGACAACCTGGAAAACCCTGAAGACGCTGAAGGTACGGCAATTACTTGCTAA
- a CDS encoding PIN domain-containing protein → MELVIDSNIVISALIRDSLTRKIILDSNHRFYAPEFLRTEVEKYEELITEKSGLKESEVETLLNLVLGEVEVLPIESYEHKLEKAENLIGEEDIKDVPFLAVALHKECKIWSDDKDLQQQEKVEVKNTEEIIELHGES, encoded by the coding sequence ATGGAGCTTGTAATTGACAGTAACATAGTCATCTCTGCCCTGATCAGAGACAGTTTAACAAGGAAAATAATTCTCGACTCTAATCACAGATTCTACGCACCAGAGTTTCTGAGAACAGAAGTAGAAAAATACGAAGAACTAATAACAGAGAAATCCGGTTTGAAGGAAAGCGAAGTTGAAACTTTGCTAAACCTAGTTCTCGGTGAAGTAGAAGTTCTACCAATAGAAAGCTATGAACATAAACTAGAGAAAGCCGAAAATTTGATTGGTGAGGAAGATATCAAGGATGTGCCTTTCCTAGCAGTAGCCCTCCACAAAGAATGCAAGATCTGGAGTGATGACAAAGATCTGCAGCAACAAGAAAAAGTGGAAGTCAAAAACACGGAAGAAATAATAGAACTACATGGAGAAAGTTAA
- a CDS encoding NUDIX hydrolase, producing the protein MRVPDDADMDFTAGCLVVEDGEILLMNHSKLGKWLQPGGHVEEDETPDETARRETLEETGVKVEFLEKPDFEAPDSENLPKPFNVNLHNISEDHMHCSFLYLTKPKEKKEATHSHEHDGQKWFSKEELKQLDNIPENLRKAALEAIKQHNQTPS; encoded by the coding sequence ATGAGAGTCCCCGACGACGCTGACATGGATTTTACAGCTGGTTGTCTCGTAGTGGAAGATGGAGAGATACTCCTGATGAATCATTCGAAACTAGGTAAATGGCTTCAGCCGGGAGGTCATGTGGAAGAAGATGAGACTCCAGATGAAACCGCTAGGAGAGAAACACTGGAAGAGACAGGAGTAAAGGTAGAATTCCTAGAAAAACCTGATTTTGAAGCTCCTGACTCAGAAAACCTGCCTAAACCATTCAATGTGAACTTACATAATATCTCAGAAGATCATATGCACTGCTCATTCCTCTACCTCACGAAGCCCAAAGAGAAGAAGGAAGCAACCCACAGCCACGAACACGACGGACAAAAGTGGTTCTCTAAGGAAGAATTAAAGCAGTTAGATAATATACCCGAAAACCTGAGAAAAGCCGCGCTTGAAGCAATAAAACAACACAACCAGACTCCAAGTTGA
- a CDS encoding NUDIX domain-containing protein, protein MTEEYAVPATGALILNDRNEIFLMKSPKWENQWLVPGGKVEKGDSMKETIRKEIREETNLEVTDIEFLEVKDGGNPDDFERDTHFIFLNFVCRAESEDVELDQREAVEYKWIDPREALNSINLNNSTADFIRNYLEKD, encoded by the coding sequence ATGACGGAAGAATACGCAGTTCCGGCAACAGGAGCACTTATTCTAAACGATAGAAATGAGATTTTCTTGATGAAGTCTCCAAAGTGGGAGAACCAGTGGCTTGTTCCCGGCGGAAAAGTAGAGAAAGGCGACTCAATGAAAGAGACTATCAGAAAAGAGATTAGGGAAGAAACTAATCTAGAGGTAACTGATATAGAGTTTCTTGAGGTAAAAGATGGCGGCAATCCCGACGATTTTGAAAGAGATACCCATTTCATCTTCTTGAACTTTGTCTGTAGGGCTGAGAGTGAAGATGTCGAACTGGATCAGAGGGAGGCAGTAGAGTATAAGTGGATTGATCCTAGAGAAGCTCTAAACAGCATTAATCTCAATAATAGCACAGCAGATTTCATCAGAAATTACTTGGAGAAGGACTAA
- a CDS encoding DEAD/DEAH box helicase, with protein sequence MPEDENLEDLPRDELVDKIKNQVVFFEAQREIILSHPDSETLNEISSLSHMETSSGEHYKFEVREMDVWNSDRSLEEMKEIYTRVVGSYPRFVEWLERTYKKQEMFSIEHRGRYHSLVAEEPERMEWARSLDKVRSNLSVDLSDTESRIAMGSKARAEIKQVLLKKGYPVEDNSKFRETDEKIGADMADEIELRDYQKEYVEKAHDKKAAVLANPAGSGKTVTAIGLMAKVDSPTLILVPQRNLVGQWKREILDKTTLTEDQIGEYHGDTKEMNDVTIATYHMAGEKTNLFRDEWGLIIFDEVHHIPSKLFRKTASLQSTRRIGLSASPVREDTKERDIFALIGQEIGSDWARFFAEGHVVKPDVEIQLVEWASDHYRHKYEEASGIKKAIIASKNPAKKQNFEQIIDKHEDEKTIIFCDWLDQGEDLSQEYDLPFISGETDFEEREEYFEKFRNDELKTIIVSRIGDEGLDLPDAEIGIVMSGQGGSRRQATQRAGRVMRPFGDAQVYMVATKGSNEEDFVKQQVELLKEKGVPVTVSE encoded by the coding sequence ATGCCAGAAGATGAAAACTTGGAGGATCTTCCGAGAGACGAACTTGTTGATAAAATCAAGAATCAGGTAGTGTTTTTCGAGGCACAGCGTGAAATCATTCTTTCACATCCTGACAGCGAAACCTTGAACGAGATATCTTCTCTCTCCCACATGGAGACTTCTTCAGGTGAGCATTACAAGTTTGAGGTCCGGGAAATGGATGTCTGGAACTCAGACAGAAGCCTAGAGGAGATGAAAGAAATCTATACTAGAGTAGTTGGAAGCTATCCGCGTTTCGTCGAATGGTTGGAGAGAACTTACAAGAAACAGGAAATGTTCAGCATCGAGCACAGAGGAAGATATCACTCGCTCGTCGCCGAGGAGCCTGAGAGGATGGAATGGGCTCGCAGCCTAGACAAGGTAAGAAGCAATCTCTCAGTTGATCTATCCGATACAGAGTCTCGGATCGCGATGGGGAGCAAAGCAAGAGCGGAGATCAAACAGGTACTGCTGAAGAAAGGCTATCCTGTTGAAGACAACTCCAAGTTCCGAGAAACAGATGAGAAGATCGGAGCGGATATGGCAGACGAAATAGAACTTCGTGACTACCAGAAAGAGTATGTAGAAAAGGCACACGACAAAAAGGCGGCAGTACTTGCTAACCCGGCAGGTTCAGGTAAGACTGTTACAGCTATCGGGTTGATGGCGAAAGTTGATTCTCCAACGCTTATCCTGGTTCCTCAGAGGAATCTAGTAGGTCAGTGGAAGCGTGAAATCCTAGACAAGACAACTTTGACCGAGGATCAGATCGGTGAGTATCACGGCGATACTAAGGAGATGAACGATGTAACGATCGCTACTTACCATATGGCGGGTGAGAAGACTAACTTATTCAGAGATGAGTGGGGATTGATTATCTTCGACGAGGTCCACCACATCCCATCCAAACTGTTCAGAAAGACTGCTTCACTACAGTCGACAAGAAGAATTGGTCTTTCTGCCTCGCCTGTCAGAGAGGACACTAAAGAAAGAGATATATTTGCGTTAATCGGTCAGGAAATTGGTTCTGATTGGGCACGATTCTTTGCTGAGGGCCATGTTGTCAAGCCGGATGTAGAGATTCAGCTGGTCGAATGGGCTTCCGATCACTACAGACACAAGTATGAGGAGGCGTCTGGTATTAAGAAGGCGATTATTGCTTCGAAGAATCCTGCTAAGAAGCAGAACTTTGAACAGATTATTGACAAGCATGAGGATGAGAAGACGATTATCTTCTGTGACTGGCTGGACCAAGGTGAGGATCTAAGCCAGGAGTATGATCTCCCATTCATCTCTGGGGAGACCGACTTTGAGGAAAGAGAAGAATACTTCGAGAAGTTCAGGAATGATGAACTCAAGACAATCATAGTGTCCAGAATTGGAGATGAAGGATTAGATCTTCCGGATGCAGAGATCGGAATAGTAATGAGTGGACAAGGAGGCAGCCGTAGACAGGCTACTCAGAGAGCTGGAAGAGTTATGCGTCCTTTCGGCGATGCACAGGTCTACATGGTTGCAACCAAGGGGAGTAATGAGGAAGACTTCGTCAAGCAGCAGGTTGAGCTTTTGAAGGAGAAAGGTGTGCCTGTAACGGTCAGTGAGTAG
- a CDS encoding signal peptidase I, with protein MATEIFSDLFDGENEAFEWFYFLALALILAFGTIQTTGTALDTDRPVVSVISCSMYPVYNVGDILVVEGRDYENIETGDIAIYQVPDRIDFTVNGQGYTLEENSPDHNTSVNTSIGEVSLLEVKPDLNNGNDQALLRIDSRDVKVSEKSSEVRGMDIDRISGQPVPIVHRVISKSEDSLETKGDANSRQLDFESDVRPFQIHGTAMFKIPRIGAVKLIVMDLVGYQGDKPLVLDNMRTCSP; from the coding sequence ATGGCTACAGAAATTTTCAGTGATCTTTTTGATGGAGAGAATGAAGCCTTTGAATGGTTTTATTTCCTTGCTCTGGCACTGATTTTAGCGTTCGGCACCATTCAAACCACTGGTACTGCTCTTGATACTGATAGACCTGTTGTTTCGGTGATTTCGTGTTCTATGTATCCTGTTTACAATGTCGGAGATATACTAGTGGTAGAAGGCAGGGATTACGAGAATATTGAAACTGGTGACATAGCGATCTATCAGGTGCCGGACAGGATTGATTTTACTGTGAATGGTCAGGGCTACACTCTGGAAGAAAACTCTCCAGACCATAATACCTCGGTTAATACATCTATAGGAGAGGTTAGTCTTTTGGAGGTTAAGCCAGACCTGAATAACGGTAATGACCAAGCATTACTGAGGATAGATAGTAGGGATGTAAAGGTTTCGGAGAAAAGCAGTGAAGTAAGAGGAATGGATATCGACCGGATTTCCGGACAGCCAGTACCTATTGTACATAGAGTTATCAGTAAGAGTGAGGACAGTTTGGAGACGAAGGGTGATGCGAACTCCAGACAACTGGATTTTGAGTCAGATGTCCGACCATTCCAGATCCACGGTACTGCCATGTTTAAGATTCCGCGTATAGGCGCTGTCAAGCTTATCGTCATGGACCTTGTTGGATATCAAGGAGATAAACCTCTGGTTCTCGACAATATGAGGACTTGTTCACCTTAG
- a CDS encoding type II toxin-antitoxin system VapC family toxin: MYLIDTNIFLELLLDQKNADECEKLLGKIFEGRISVAATEFTIHAVQGTLADNPDTIKRFLESVNSTINIQILETKMKEEVMISQYSKDSSLCFDDALQYSVAKRENIENIISYDTDFDNTDLERVTPGELIE; the protein is encoded by the coding sequence ATGTATCTTATTGATACGAACATTTTTCTGGAGCTTCTTTTAGACCAGAAAAATGCAGATGAATGTGAAAAGTTACTAGGAAAAATTTTTGAGGGAAGAATCAGCGTAGCAGCGACAGAGTTTACTATACATGCAGTTCAGGGAACTCTGGCAGACAATCCAGATACTATCAAAAGATTTCTTGAAAGCGTAAACTCGACTATAAACATCCAAATCCTCGAGACCAAGATGAAGGAAGAAGTGATGATATCACAATACTCGAAAGACTCTTCCCTCTGCTTCGACGATGCACTTCAGTATTCAGTAGCAAAGAGGGAAAATATAGAGAACATAATCAGTTATGATACCGACTTCGACAATACGGATTTAGAAAGAGTAACCCCAGGAGAACTAATAGAATGA